A stretch of DNA from Nitrososphaerota archaeon:
AGAATTGTAGTTAGAACCGAGGAGTCGATTCGTAAAAACGAGGAAGACGCCCGCAAAATTATTGCTGAAGCTTTGCCAAAAGAAGCAGAGCTTGGGGGTACATTTTTCGACACCGCAACAGGAGAGGTCTCTGTAGAGGTCAAGCGACCTTGGCTGCTCCAGAACAATGTTGAGTTTAATTCGGCAAAACTAACAGAGCAGATGGGCTGGAGAATCCGAGTAAGAAAGGCAACCACAATCCAATCTAGTACAATCCAGCAAATCAACTATAATCTAAAACTGACATCGTCCGAGCGAGCAAAGCATCTAAAACAAATTGGTGAGAGTATTTTCCGGCCAAGGTTAGCCCAGAGATCCGAAGTTTCCCTAATGACTCTGGGTGGATTTGGTCAAGTTGGAAGATCAAGCATGATTCTAACTACACCAGAAAGCAAGATTCTCATTGACTGTGGCGTAAACCCAGGGGCCAGAACTCCGGCCGAGGCATTCCCAAGACTGGATTGGGCAAACATAACACTAGACGAGCTAGACGCAATTGTAATCGGCCATGCACACTTAGACCACACTGGATTTTTGCCAGTGCTGTGCAAGTACGGCTACAAGGGCCCAATCTATTGCACAGAGCCAACATTGCCAATGATGAACTTAATCCAGCTAGATGCAATACGTGTGGCATCTGCACAGGGACGAGCCCCACTATATGCAGAGCGCGACGTAAAGCAAATCATGAAACAAACCATCACCATACCATACGGAACAGTAACCGACATTGCTCCAGACATCAAGCTAGTATTTTCAAATGCAGGCCACATCTTGGGCTCTGCCACATGTCATTTTCACATTGGTAATGGTGATCATAATTTTGTGTACACTGGCGATATCAAATTCGGCAAGAGCATTCTCTTTGATAGCACATCATGGAATTATCCACGAGTGGAAACATTACTCATAGAAAGTACCTATGGAGCACGCGAAGACATCCAGCCGACACGACAAGAGGTGGAGTCCGCATTCATCAACGCAGTAAACAACACTTTAGTTGACGGCGGAAAGGTCCTAATTCCAATTCCTGCAGTAGGTCGTGCCCAAGAAATACTGATGGTAATTGATCATTACATGAAGGCAGGCCAAATGGTCGAAGCCCCAGTATTCACAGAGGGAATGATCTCAGAGGCAACTGCGATTCATGAGGCATATCCTGAATATTTGGCTCGTGAGCTCCGACAAAAAATTCTGGAAACTGACGATAATCCATTTAATTCAGAATATTTCACAAACATCGAGCATTCAGATGCGCGAGAGGAACCATTGCGCGACAACACACCATGCATAATCTTGGCAACATCTGGCATGCTAGAGGGCGGCCCAGTCCTAGAGTATTTCAGAAACATTGCGCCATCAAACAAAAACAAGATAATTTTTGTTTCGTATCAGGTCAACGGCACACTAGGTAGAAGGGTCCTTGATGGGTCTAAACAAGTTTCATTGCTTGGTAAGGACGGCAAAGTTGAAGTAGTCAACGTAAACTGTTCGATGATAAAGCTTGACGGATTTTCAGGTCACAGTGATTTCAATCAGCTAATGTCATTTGTGCACAAGCTCAGACCAAAGCTTCGACGTGTTCTGGTAAACCACGGGGAGCGAAGAAAATGCGAAAGCCTGGCAATGAACATACGCAGACAGTTCCGAGTTCCGGCTCATTACCCGCAAGTCCAAGAAGCAATCAGACTGTTCTAGTTTAATCCTAGTAATGCCAGGTTAAATTACAAGATCATCAAAATACGCACAAAACTGCATAGTTCTGAATAGTTGTGTCATCATATAATCAAAAGACGTCTCTAGTTTTTCCAAAAATTTTCCATTATTTTCCATTTTAATAGATTGCAAACTCTGACTAGTGCCAGTCATGCTTTTAACCGTGATTTGCCAAAATCAACCGTGAAAGAAGAAAAGAAAACCCAGACTAACACATTTCGACTCCCGTCATATTTAGTAGATGAAATGAAAAAAGAGGCCAAGCTAGAAAAGATAAACCTCAATGCGCTTGTGATAAAGATTCTCTCCAATCATATTCTCTGGGAAAGATACGAGCGAAAGGTAGGGTTGTTGCCGATGACAAAGCCATTTGTCAAGGACGCAATTCACAGATTAAACGAAAATGAGGTAGTCAAGCTAGCAAAGGAAGTCGAACGCGACACGTTCTCAAACATTTTGGCCTTT
This window harbors:
- a CDS encoding beta-CASP ribonuclease aCPSF1 codes for the protein MQKRQQEKDSSTAQSVMATILQSIPKDAQVSKIDYEGPRIALYTKSPSFLMENNQIVSDLVNVIKKRIVVRTEESIRKNEEDARKIIAEALPKEAELGGTFFDTATGEVSVEVKRPWLLQNNVEFNSAKLTEQMGWRIRVRKATTIQSSTIQQINYNLKLTSSERAKHLKQIGESIFRPRLAQRSEVSLMTLGGFGQVGRSSMILTTPESKILIDCGVNPGARTPAEAFPRLDWANITLDELDAIVIGHAHLDHTGFLPVLCKYGYKGPIYCTEPTLPMMNLIQLDAIRVASAQGRAPLYAERDVKQIMKQTITIPYGTVTDIAPDIKLVFSNAGHILGSATCHFHIGNGDHNFVYTGDIKFGKSILFDSTSWNYPRVETLLIESTYGAREDIQPTRQEVESAFINAVNNTLVDGGKVLIPIPAVGRAQEILMVIDHYMKAGQMVEAPVFTEGMISEATAIHEAYPEYLARELRQKILETDDNPFNSEYFTNIEHSDAREEPLRDNTPCIILATSGMLEGGPVLEYFRNIAPSNKNKIIFVSYQVNGTLGRRVLDGSKQVSLLGKDGKVEVVNVNCSMIKLDGFSGHSDFNQLMSFVHKLRPKLRRVLVNHGERRKCESLAMNIRRQFRVPAHYPQVQEAIRLF